In the genome of Synchiropus splendidus isolate RoL2022-P1 chromosome 13, RoL_Sspl_1.0, whole genome shotgun sequence, the window TGCTAACGAGGAAAGCTGCGCTTGACAGCTATTATATAGAACCGCttccaaaacaatatttttacacCTCACGGATCATACGCATCCCATCGAATCTACACGATTATATCTGTTCTTATTTCCAATAGCGACATTTtatctaaataaatattatCCTCACCATGTTTATCTTTTCCGACTCACTTTTCACCCATCCAGCTGGCTCCACCAAGTAAAGTGTTTCCGGATgaaccttcatttaaaaaaataaaggcagaaatttaatttaaatatttgaattcaATTCATAGTTTGTTCATTCTAATTCATCTAATTTAAACTCGCAATAAGAAGATGGGCTGATACGcgttttctttcatgttttagCTAGGTGTTGCGTGCTGCGCGGGTGTGTTTGGAACCTTAAATTTATTTTGGAAGACTGTAAACTCGTGCGGTTAACTAGTTCCTGTATTTGCTGCGCGCTAGTTCACGCCACACTCCGGATGTTTAAGGAACTTTTGGGGAGATTTTCCGCCAAATGGAAGTTGTACCGTCACAGGTTTGTTCCGTGGGTTCTGGTGAATATACGTAAGAATGAGAAAACTCTTCGACAGGTGAAGAAAGGCTCGGAAGACAAGCTGGTCCGCGATGAGGAGGTTACGCGGAGCCTGTTGAAGCTATTCTCAGCAATAAAGAGTCATGAGGAGCCTGGAACTGTACGATCCGATTTGCAGCCTTTGTGCTCTCAAACCATCATGATGGAAACTCTGGGCTTCTGTATTGATAGGAGGCCAAGTTTGCTGCCACATGCGGGAACTGGGGTGTTTGTCAGCAGAGGACTTGTGTCCAAAGGAGCGACAGTGGCCATGTATCCAGGCACCGTCTACCAAGCCTACGAGCCCATCTTACTCCAGTCCATCAGAAACCCATTTGTCTTCAGGTGCATCGATGGCATCTTGATCGACGGGAATGACAAGGGCATCTCCAAAATGCTGTATAAGTCATGCAGTGCCAGGGACAGAGTGGGTCCCTATATGATGAGCGACACCAGCTGGCTGTCCTGCGACCCGCTGAACCCGCTTGCAGTGGGTCAGTATGTGAACAACTGCTCCAACAAGTGGCCCGCCAACGTTTGCTACCAGGAATATGACCTCCCAGAAAAGTTCCCCATTGAGCTGCGCAAGTTTATTCCCAATATAAACTACAGTCAGGAGATGCAGAGGCCCATACGCTGCGTTGTCCTTGTATCCCTCAGAGACATTACTGCTGGAGAAGAGCTCTTCTCTAACTACTACACCATCGTGCATTAAGTTCTAAACTCTTTCTTCCACTGCTGCACTTAAGGACGTCGGCTCAAAGAACGCTTGCCAATGACCCTTCTGTATCACCTTTTATTTATCGATTAAACAGTTATATTTTTCCACAACGGCTTTGTTTTGAATCAATTTCAAGTTAAGTGTACATCATATGACCGGGTTTAGCTCTTAATATTGTCTGACAAACAAGTGGAATAATTTAAGGTCTTTTAAAACCCtgaaattttatttaaattccagGGTAAGGAAAATCAGGCAAAGCATTCAATAAAAATCTTGTGCACTTAAGTgaattttttcaaaatatgatGCAGATACGTGACGTAGTTTTTAGTTGTATTTATGAAAAATACTGAACTAATAATATTACAGAGAAAGTTGTattagaaagaaaatgtttgttcTTTTCAAGTTACTAGTTACAAGTTACTATAATGGTCAAACATGCATTTGTATTCAGAGACATATATCACAGGCTTATAACAGGTACGGTATTTCTCAAATAAACGCTTGTATTGCATCTGACATATTGTCCATATGACGGGCTCTACACAACACTTCATTGCTTGACCTTAAAACCTAATTTGCCGCGTGAAACTGTGTATCAACTTTGACACGAACGAGACACCGTAGCTGCCTAAGCACCCCCAATTGCTGCAATATCAGTCCGCTAACAaatatagtttttatttattccccGCTTTTCCCAGCATGTAATATTTAACATCCAATATAAAGTACATTGCAAagaataaaaactgaaaactgtTTGAGGGTAGGTTCATGCAATTGACTTTAAAAAAGGTGCGTTTAGTTATTTGACAGTTGATCGTGGAAAGTAGTCCGGCTCCATAAAGGCAACAGACGTCGCCATCAGCGATCTTTCCAGACGCATGCTGAAGTTGAGGACGGACCATGTCTAGCGATTCTGCGGACTATAACAGGTAAAACCACGTGGAGCAGTTGTATTGACTTGGCGATGTGCTTGGGCCTCATATATCTGAACAATAGCTGCGTGGTTCCTCTTCCCAGTCGCATGAATTAATATCAAACCCTGACTAAGGCCTAGTTGAGCGCCAGTGCACCACCGAGGCTAACTGTTAACACTGTCAAGTAATGAGCCGAAAAGTTGGTTTCCAGTCAGTCATTGACTCGTTAATGGTCCCTGTTTATAGTCTCCATTACATGTATATAACCTTAATAGAACGGTGTTACGAACTACTTAAGTAAAGAGTTACGTTTGGGCCTGTTCCAAAGGCAGAGCAGGCCCAAGTGTCCGACATGTTGGTACCGTATTGAATATTAAGGAATGAATGCCCCAACTGTATCGAAACTGCCTGTAACTGTGCGAGTGGAGTGCTCGTTGCATAAGAGGTCATTTTATACTGCTCTAGGTGGAATTTAACACGTGTCCCGTGGGTTATTCTGGGCGTAGCTTCGGACAACGTGGGCCGCCCACCACGGTGCTAACGCTGGCTGTACAGGTTAGCCATCCAGAATTGTTCGGTCCGGAACTTTGTTAACTTTAGAACGTGACGGTGTCGTTCAGCTGTTCATAGGGAGTGCTGCGTTTACCATTATGTTGAGATTCTATATGGAAATCTATATGCATGCCCGCGTCTCAAACTTCTGGCTGTAACGTCTATATATTGTTTGCTTCGATGTGGCGCAGGGGAAAGCAGTAGGTCATCTTTTGTTCCCTCCACGATCCAGGTTGTTGTATAATAAACTGGATCATGGTGAACGGCAGGTGTGCTCGTTGGGCACCTGTGACGTAGATTGGTTAGCTTCATGACACGTTTAAAATTGGAAAAGTCCCTTGGTCTTGCTTAaatcacaaacatgtttttgaaacTATTGTTTATTCATATAATGGCACGCTGTGGTTGAGTGTGACATCATTTGTTCGGCTTTAGTACTAATTCTGGCCTTTTGTAGTGTTTTGGATGAAAGGCATGCAAAGTGTCAGGGATCAAAAGTTGCCTTTTTTTGGCCTCTTAAATGCCCCTGCGGGGAAATTGCAATTGTCTGActcattttgtaaacttttaTGTTCAACAGCTCAAGAGACCGTGACCATGGGGGGCCTGGTGGGATGGAGCCTGATGGCATCATTgaggtgacaaaataaaatatcccTCAATTGTAAGGACtatttgaacatttatttttatactttttaCAGAGCAATTGGAACGAGATTATCGACAACTTTGATAATATGGACCTGAAGGAAGCGCTTCTCAGGGGAATATACGCATATGGCTTTGAGAAACCGTCTGCCATTCAACAAAGAGCAATAATTCCATGTATTAAAGGTACGATAAGTAATTCCGGAAGGTTTTAGAATGTGAGTGAAATGATGCTTAACCATCTTTCGGGACTTACCCAACAATGGTGATGCTTTTTCCATTACTGATCACTCACTTTCTAATTGACTCGAGAGCAGTGTATTTTTGGGCTGCAATGACTTGTCGACGATAGTCACCGATGGCTGAATGAACTGTCATGTCGTCTTGGCTCTTCTGCGCGTGTGCCCGAGTGACCACTATACGAAAAATGACATGCTCCGTGACCATTGCGACCCAAAAACGTCCATAGTGTGGACGCTCCTCATTGAGATGGCAAATAACTGGCAGATAGGGTATTTAAAATCTGTAACAGAAGTCAGATGGTGTGTCCATAAACCTGGGTGCACGTTCTGGGTCTGCTTGAGGCTGTCTCTCTGTCATGGAGAGGTTGAGGGACACGCTCTACAGAGATGCTAGTCAAAGTTTTTAGTGGAGTTTTATTACCAAACAAGGGCTTGAATTCAAGGCTTTACGGAGAACTTTCAACTCTGGATCCTCAGAGCTACATTTCCTAACTAACCAAAGCTGTTCTGAAACTACACTGTTTACGTGTTGGTCAACCAGTACATGTCATATGCCTACAAGTCATTCAGCTTGtcggtgactagtcgactatcaAAATGGTTATTTGCAGCCCAAATGTATTAAGCTTATTCAGTTTTTAAATCCTTGGTAACCACATGCCTTTGTACTCTTGTTAGGCTATGATGTCATTGCCCAAGCGCAGTCAGGCACTGGCAAGACGGCCACCTTTGCCATCTCTATCTTGCAGCAGTTGGACATAGAGCAGAAGGAGACTCAGGCTCTGGTGTTAGCTCCCACTAGAGAGCTGGCTCAGCAGGTATGCTGTTCCTGAGGTCAACACACCTCAGTGTCACAGACCTAGCAGCACATTGAGGACACTGAAATGCTAAGGTACCCTTTTCCAAAAACTTGTCAAAATTCTGAAACAAATAATTGTCTTAAGGGTTGGTGCAGTCTGTCTGTGGCTGCATTGGTCTAAGAGATCTGGCTTTGTGGAATTTGATGTGgttgtttttgaaaaactgggtGAGATGATGGCATACCATCTTTCGGGACTGACTTGTGACATGGTGATAACACACCTTGAGACTGATCACCCTGCACGACTCCTTGCTCAACATCCTGGAGCTGTAATGTGCttgctcatttttctttttgttaccTGTACCTCCATCAGATCCAGAAGGTCATTGTGGCCCTCGGTGACTACATGGGCGCTAACTGTCACGCCTGCATTGGAGGCACCAATCTTCGCAGCGAAATTCAGAAGTTTCAAGCTGAAGCTCCTCATATTGTTGTCGGCACACCCGGCCGCGTGTATGACATGCTCAACCGGAGGCACCTATGCAAGTATCACCCGCTCAAACCCATCATTCTACTGTAGCTGTTACTGACGTGTTCTCCTGTGTCCAGATCCCAGATCGATCAACATGTTTGTTCTGGATGAAGCTGATGAAATGTTGAGTCGAGGATTCAAAGATCAGATCTATGAAATCTTCCAGAAACTGAGCACCAACATTCAGGTGAACACGCCTTCTCCGCCGCTGCCGACAGACTTCTGCATTAACAGAAGTCTGCTAAAATTGTGAGATTCAGCTTGCTGTTTCCCGCAATAATGCTAGCAGACTACCGCgcagaagaagatgaagctcACCGTGCTGGAAATGAGACGCGGTCGAACCTCTTTCTTAATGTTCGGTGGCCTCTGTCTCAAGGCTCGGTGATACAAAATGTatctgtttttcatgtgtcttaAGAGTTCTACAACTAGGATTTATAAAGCAGAACATTACTGTGTTGTTGGGCAGCTATTAGATTTAGTCTGGAAATGAATGGGAAGCAACAGTCTGTTTTGGCTCTTCCCATCAAGCAATTCAGTTTCCTCCACCTTTTCCTGTCGTGTACATGCTCCCGAGTGAAGCATCCTCTTCATGTTGCTGCTGGTGTCTCCTCTCTGCATGACCACCTGAGTGGTCTCCCTAACTTGTATGCTACAAACACTCTTAGCTTTTCATTTGGTGCATGACTCATCCATCTAGCTGCGCCCTCTGCTGCCCCCCACCACCCAGCCCCACCCCCCACAACCTGCAGTGGTGTTTGTGCAAAGCTGCTGTGTCATCTGAACAAGGGGATCAGATTTTTAGCGAGTGAGCACGTGGCTCAGTGATGACCGTCATACACTATTGACGAACacttcatttatgtttttatttttgaactcGACTGCAGGAAATGTTTCGCCATGTGCCACAGTCACAGGCTTCAAGGCGATGCCTGTAGTTGTTAGAATGTTTTATCTCTTCAGCCTCTTTGAAAGGCTGTTCGTTGCTGCAGTAGTATGAAGCTCCCTGATGCTTTGGTCTGAAAATCTTGTGTGCTGGCTTCTCAGGTTGTTCTGCTCTCGGCCACCATGCCAGCAGATGTGTTGGAGGTGACCAAGAAGTTTATGCGGGACCCTTACCGGATCTTGGTGAAGAAAGAAGAGCTTACCCTCGAGGGTATCAAGCAGTTCTATGTGAACGTAGAACGTGAGGTGCGTGCCGGTGCGGTCACTTGTACATAGAGCGTCCTTCTCTCCAAAGCACCCTGCTCAAACTGCACCAGCCGAGCTTCTGAAGGTCAGCTGGTGTGGTCGTGTAAGTGCGGGTACACCAGGGAAGGAGATCAGACACACCGAATCTGAATGGAGACAATGGGCGGACCTCTTTCTTAATGTCCAGTGTCCTTGTCTTAAGATGACGTGTGACATTCAGAGTGCTGTATGTGAGTCTGAAGTGGGTCCTTCTGTTCCTGTGCTGACTGGCGTGTCTTGTCACAGGAGTGGAAGCTGGACACTTTGTGCGATCTCTATGAGACTTTGACAATCACCCAGGCTGTGATCTTCCTCAACACCAGGAGGAAAGTGGACTGGCTGACGGAGAAGATGCAAGCACGAGACTTCACCGTGTCCGCCCTGGTGAGCTTTGCCCTTCACTGTCGGTGCTCCATAAAGACAAGTGTCTCAAATCTACGCCGTTGTCCGCAGCACGGCGACATGGACCAGAAGGAGCGTGATGTCATTATGAGGGAGTTTCGCTCTGGCTCCAGTCGTGTCCTGATCACCACTGACCTACTggttagtctttttttttattttttttaatttgataaTAGAAGtggcattttgaaatgaaagccAGATGTTTATTACGTTGCGATCGTCCTCTGATGACTGAGCAAAATGAACGTCTGGGAGAGAAGGGCTCAATCTCCACAATGGCTTCCTTGGCTGTAAGATTCTGTTACTTTTCATTGAGCCACAGATGCGCCATGTGACCGAGGGCTGCTTAAATCTGGGTGGCCATGTTGAAAATATTGCACAGCCATGGTCAATTTTACCATTTATCCCCAAGTTTCTTCCTATTCAGTTgaacaaaaagtaaaaaatttAGACAAGATGAGAATTAAAAATCCTCATGAGTAGGTTAAGCTGCCACACGAGGGCGCCCCTGTCCACTAAAAAGGAATTCCTGTTTATAGACTTTAAAGGCAGTTTACTCTAAAATGAAACCGGGCCTTATTCAACCGCTAATGATTTCTTCTGTTATTCTTGACCCTTGCACTGTAACTTGAGTTGGTCCTGTCTCCATTAACACCAATGTTCTTGCTCCCCAGGCTCGTGGGATTGACGTGCAGCAAGTGTCTCTGGTAATAAACTACGATCTTCCAACAAACCGAGAGAACTACATTCACAGGTTGGTTCGACTCTGACTTTTCCAAGGCCACCGTGACCCACCGCTCTGACCCCGCCCTTCTGTTTTCAGAATCGGCCGCGGAGGCCGTTTCGGCAGGAAAGGAGTGGCTATCAACTTCGTCACCGACGACGACCGCCGGTGCCTCCGGGATATCGAGACGTTTTACAACACAACCGTGGACGAGATGCCAATGAACGTGGCCGACCTGATTTGATTGTAGCCGGTTTCCACGCAGCGATTAGCCAACGTCCACTTGCATTTTGCTTACTATTTTCAAGGGGGAGAAGTTGTCTATGCGAAACCTTGGCTCCGACTTTTGGCATGTGTTTCAAAGCGAGGTGACGTTTAACAGTTGTAGATTTTGAACTCGACTGGTTGGAGCTCTTAAGCCATGGAGGCTGTATTGGTCTTTTTCAGATATTACTCTCCTTGTCCACTTCAAATGCGAATATTGGATGTGCTCCACCACTTGGTAACCTACTTGTGGACTAAAAGGTATAAGTGCTGTATAAAGTCTGCTACTTATGTTATGCTAACATATGTGCGATATTGTGTGGCGCTGCTTCGATGCACCTTCTGTGTAGTTTAGCTGTTCTGGCTTTTTGTATTTTGTGGATGTTTCTAAAGTGTACAAAATTTTAAGAAGTATTTACTCTATTTATCTTCGGTTGGCCCTGGTTTGCTTGTCTGTCTATACAAGAATATCACAGTTTATAGCCTCTATTGAGCAGTTTGAACAGTTTCTCCTTGGAGTCATTGTATGATTGtcttaaacaaaataaacattgctGTTCTAGATTGTGTTTATGCTTTTTGTCGGTACGTCTTTACCCTCCTCGCTGAGTTGAGCGTCTGCTGCCACTTCTGACTGTAGAGTTGCTTGTCCTCACCTCAACGGTTTGATGGGATGAGGGTGGGGAGGTTGGCGCGTTTTTCGAACGCGCCAACCTCCCCGATGTCAAATGTTTGGCTTTGGTGGTATGTACTGGTGATATTTCCACGGAGTGGGTGTATTACCAGTTttgtatgttatttttttttgggaTTTTCACTCATGCAAAAACTGAACAATGAGCTCACATGAAGTGCCCGACCTGTTGCCGTCCAGGACACATTACAAGCTCACACAACTGACCATCAGTCGCCATGAAATCCAAGTGGTTTACTAGACACTTCTCTAATTCTTTCACTTCCTCGCTTCACTGACAAAGAACAAACTGTTCTCAGTAGTTCCCATTTTACAACTGAGGGATTGATCCTCCATTTACTCTTCTCTCAACTCTCCTAAAACAAGCCACGCTTTATTTAGCTtcacctttttgtttttactgccACGCTGTCATAAAACCCTTCCTTCACTTATTTGTTCAGCGAAGATGCCCAACACGCCCACGTGTCCTGGCGCTTCCTAAAACGCTCGAGTACATTTTGTCGGGTGGGTCCCGACCTCATATTTGATCAGTATGTTTGCTGCCTGGAGTCGAGGATACGGTTAAGGATCCTGCTACTTTCGTTTTGACAGTGACAGGGTGTTTGTTATTTTAACGTGAAAGGAAAACTAAACTCCCATCACTGCAGGAATACACCACTATTTTTTGGTCAATTTTTATCATCACAATTTATACTATTTTAATCAATTCAATGGGAACGCAAAATGAACATGAAAGCTTCCTGTTTTCACCCACAAGAAAACAccagatgaaataaaatgatttatttattatgtagaATGTGGTCATAATATAGTTTGCCCTCGATCTCACTTCTTACCTCGGAGTGAATGATGCCTCAACATGAAGAGAAGCAAGGACCTGACTACCAACAATCCAACAAGTTACATCcaagatttattccctgacagaggagtctaatacaaaagcagatttctgggtcagcaactacgtctgacttagccttagcagaagtccggtagagcgacaaaaaactatctgaggtcttgaccctttatacacaaaagtttcctCCGTCCTCGTCCGATTGGTCCTTCGCTGTTGATGCCAGTtctggtcgctggctccctcgtaaccatggcaacgaccaCAAGGCATGCACCCCCGTTCCAGACCCAGGcggctcttatcaggaccagctccttccagctctggagaagatggtacttcccagtctcctccgtctgaccttggaccctttTATTGAGTTCCAATGTTGTTCACTCCCGTCTTTGAAgtccacctgcaacttcaaattctcaCACACTCCCTCATCCAGCATTCCTGCATCTGTAAAGAACTTCTTTATTagcagcacaaacaatgaacaatattaatattgtattatAAAGGCGCTATTCCCAATAACTGGAGTCCACCGAATCCATCCACCATCACAGAAGATGAGGTGACATGAATTCAAGGTGACCTGGAGGTCATGCACACGCTTGAGTGTTTACTAACACCCCCGGCGCAGGAGTCAACCCAAATGCCAAAGAGGGATCAGAGTTTCCATAAGCAGAGTGTGTATATTCTCGTCCCAGAGGAGCAGGAACTCGGAGCACGCTGGTGACTCGGGTATTTTTGGCCCGAGACATGTCAGACGGTTCCCACTGAAcgggagcagcagaggaaagttCTCAGTGAACTCACCAGCCGAGGATTTATTTTGGAGGAATGCAGcaggaaaaataaaagtcatggTCGCTGCGAATGTTTATCGCCGTGTGTGTGGAAACTCTGCGTAGTCGTGGAAGAACCACTAAGTATTTGGAGCCGGGTTTAAAGCctaatttgggaaaaaaagtgatgatCTTTATGAGTGGTCCACGGCTCTGACAGGAAACCAAGTTCCTTCGCTGACTCAGCGTGCAGGGATGTGGAAATGTGCTTAAAGGGAAGGGAAAATGAGACGTTGGCCTTTCAAATGACGGGGACTGGAGTCAGGTCCGGCTTCCTTGTTTTTGAGGATTTTGCTGTACCAGGGTGGAGTATCGCCGATGGTGAATCTGCTGTTCTGTAAAGTTTGGTTTTCAATTGTCATGtgtttttctattcatttcaGTAAAACATTGAATTACTTGTGCATATGTGTGGTAGTGTTCCTTATACTTCACTTCACCTTTTTTAGAAACTAATATTGACATTAATAAAAACCAGCCTCCCACATATTTGCTAGCTCAAACAATGAAGTGCACGTGTGTCAAAGTTaaggccccggggccaaatctggcccgaCCACTCATTGAATTACACTACACTGCTGATTTAAGGGGCACAAGAGGGACAACTTTAAATTGAATTTGGACTCAAAACAGTTGACAGTGTTCAATGAATAGGACTGGATTTAAAGTGTAGGTTCCACGTGTGGTTGGATTTCAAGGTCACAGGTCAAGCGGAGCAAGGCACTCTAGGGCATAAGACAGGTCACCAAGGCACTACTCCTGATACATTGAAAAATGGTATAATGTGACACCTGTGGAGTTGGAAGCCATATAGTAATTACattacctctctctctctctctctctctatatatatatatatatatatatatatatatatatatatatatatatatatatatatatatatatatatatatatatatatatatatatatatatatatagtgggagatagtgaaaacaaatatgatgaaaatGCATTACAGTATATTGTGTTTTTACTCCGTGGAGTTCTGGAACAGTAAACTCATGTGGTTTTCTTGAGTTTTTAAGCACTTTATTATCATTACACATCCATCTCACAGTTAACCGGAAGGTGTGGAATCTCTCACGTCACGGCCAAAACACAGTTTTAGATCTGACACTTTGGTGAGCCGCTGAATATTTGGAGTGAAAGAGCTGAAGAGAGTGGCTGGTTTATGTGGCCATTCCATGGATTTGATTCAAAGTGACCAACAGAAATCTgggaacaggcttttagctcggagggcgtctgcaaaacatgagaaaatggaAGCCCGATGGctgccagattacgctggtatctggcagccaagctacggtcgagaatcgggcttccatttgttttgcagacacccagacgccctcctagctaaaagcctgtctgggaagaaaaaaaagggtttgAAGAAGAGAAAAGTTACGTTAAAACACGAGAGGCCAGACGCGAGCGAGCCGCCCTACATGAAGGCGGCCCTGCAGGGGTACGTCTGGTTGATGCTGGGCGTACAGAGAAGTGCCAACTTCACAATAGTGCAATAGATCTTCCTCATGAGTCCAGATGTTTTCTCCTGCACCTGCGGGTGTGTCGCCGCCCTCCACAGATCAGGGATGTCTTCGTGGCTGTGCGAGGTTATCATCTGGCTGTAGACGCACATGTGGTACGGCGTCTTGCCTTCCCCTGAGAAGTAAGCGTGCTCCTGCGGCGACACTCCGATTGCGTTGGCGCAGATGCCCATGAAAACGTCATCGATGTGGATTGACGCGTTCAAGGTCAGCATGGCTTGGAAGACTCTCTCGGCCACGTCGCCGGACACCACGTATCCGGCGCCGGCTGTGTAGTCGGGGTACAGCATCCACCGGTACGTCTCAATGGAGACGTAATACTTGTTGTCCTTGCTGCGGACCGGCGGGGACCCCTTGTGGACGTGACCCACCCAGAAGTCTTTGACGTGTTGGCGGTTCATGTCCTGCAGGTAGCGGACCAGGTTGGGCATGTGGACGAACATGTCGTCGTCCGCCGACATGAAGAAGCGAGCGTGAGGGCAGAAGCTGTGCATCCAGCGGAACTGCAGGATCAGCTTCAGGGTCAAGTTGTGGAAGGAATCCAAAAAATCCTGTTGGATCAAGTCGCCGAACTGTCCGTCTTCCCGGATGAGCTGCCTCTGGACAAACTCgccgctcctcctgctccacttGGGCTCGTCGTTCCACTGCGGCGCTCCCAAGGCGAACAGGACCTTCACTGTCACGCCCAGGACGCTCCGGATGAAGGTCTCATTTCCCCACGTGGACCTGATGGTGCTGCGGCGCATTGCGTTTCCCGGGGAGGACTTCACGAAGAGAAGCAGGAGGACATCCTCCTCGCGGCACTTGTGCGGGTGGTTCAGCAGGTAGTGGTAGCTGCTGAAGCGCCGGGCCTGGTCTCTGGAGATGGTCAGGCTCTTGTTGATGTTGGCAAAGCTGTTGCCCAGGTAGCGATAGTAGTAGGACCAGGTGTGGCTGAGGGCATTTTGATCCCAGCAGAACACCAGCACCGACAGCAGCATCAGTGGTGCCAGCAGCTTGAGTAGATGCCACTTTCTAATCCGACGGAAACGGACGAACATCGTGGAAGTCGTCGGATTGTGTTTCCTGTAGTGGCGCGACTGCAGAGCACGAG includes:
- the setd9 gene encoding SET domain-containing protein 9, with the protein product MRSLELRPSLLPHAGTGVFVSRGLVSKGATVAMYPGTVYQAYEPILLQSIRNPFVFRCIDGILIDGNDKGISKMLYKSCSARDRVGPYMMSDTSWLSCDPLNPLAVGQYVNNCSNKWPANVCYQEYDLPEKFPIELRKFIPNINYSQEMQRPIRCVVLVSLRDITAGEELFSNYYTIVH
- the eif4a2 gene encoding eukaryotic initiation factor 4A-II, which translates into the protein MSSDSADYNSSRDRDHGGPGGMEPDGIIESNWNEIIDNFDNMDLKEALLRGIYAYGFEKPSAIQQRAIIPCIKGYDVIAQAQSGTGKTATFAISILQQLDIEQKETQALVLAPTRELAQQIQKVIVALGDYMGANCHACIGGTNLRSEIQKFQAEAPHIVVGTPGRVYDMLNRRHLYPRSINMFVLDEADEMLSRGFKDQIYEIFQKLSTNIQVVLLSATMPADVLEVTKKFMRDPYRILVKKEELTLEGIKQFYVNVEREEWKLDTLCDLYETLTITQAVIFLNTRRKVDWLTEKMQARDFTVSALHGDMDQKERDVIMREFRSGSSRVLITTDLLARGIDVQQVSLVINYDLPTNRENYIHRIGRGGRFGRKGVAINFVTDDDRRCLRDIETFYNTTVDEMPMNVADLI
- the LOC128769518 gene encoding lactosylceramide 1,3-N-acetyl-beta-D-glucosaminyltransferase A-like, encoding MFVRFRRIRKWHLLKLLAPLMLLSVLVFCWDQNALSHTWSYYYRYLGNSFANINKSLTISRDQARRFSSYHYLLNHPHKCREEDVLLLLFVKSSPGNAMRRSTIRSTWGNETFIRSVLGVTVKVLFALGAPQWNDEPKWSRRSGEFVQRQLIREDGQFGDLIQQDFLDSFHNLTLKLILQFRWMHSFCPHARFFMSADDDMFVHMPNLVRYLQDMNRQHVKDFWVGHVHKGSPPVRSKDNKYYVSIETYRWMLYPDYTAGAGYVVSGDVAERVFQAMLTLNASIHIDDVFMGICANAIGVSPQEHAYFSGEGKTPYHMCVYSQMITSHSHEDIPDLWRAATHPQVQEKTSGLMRKIYCTIVKLALLCTPSINQTYPCRAAFM